GCCAGCCCCGGCAGGTAGAACGAGACGAACGGGTTGGTCGCGCCACCGGTATAGAACAGGATCGCCGACAGCGCGGTCAGGTCCACCAGCAACTGGCCCATCAGCTCGGCCTCGCCGGGCGCGCTGTTGCGCCGCGTGTGCTGGCGCAGCCGCAGGCCGGTGAGCAGGTTGAACAGCGCCTGCAGCCCCAGCACCACCAGCAGCGGCGCGTAAGGCAGGCGGATGCCGGCAATGGGCTCGCACACCAGCACGGTCAGCGCCTGTCCGCCCAGCAGCGCCCAGCGCAGCCAGAACAGCCGGCGCAGCGTCACCTGGCCATGGCGCGCCGAACTGCCGGCCGGCAAGGGCGACAGGAACGGGAAGTCAGGCAGGCGGGTCAGGGCTGGGGCGGGGCGCATGGCGCGAGTGTATCAATGCCGCCGCGGGGCGCCGGCGCGTGCGACACCTTGCCGCATTGGCTTGCCCCCGCGGCGGCTGCCAGACTGGCTGGTTGCGTGGTCGATCGCGCGCGCCCGGCGGCCATGCCGGGCGCAGGCAGGGCGGTCCTCGCCATGGTCTAATGTCTGCTTTCAGGAGAGCCTTTGATGCAAGCGAAATTCCGCCCGGCCACGCTGGCCGCCACCTTTGCCCTGGCCGCCGCGCTGGCATCCGGCGCCGCGCTGGCGCAGGTCGATGTCAGCAACGCCTGGGTGCGCGGCACGGTGCCGACCCAGACCGCTTCGGGCGCCTTCATGGTGCTGCACGCGCACGAGAACGCAAAGCTGGTCGGCGTCTCGTCGCCGGTGGCGTCGGCCGAACTGCATGAAATGAAGATGGAAGGCAACGTGATGCGCATGCGCCAGCTCAAGTCGCTGGACCTGCCCAAGATGCAGAACGTCGAACTGAAGCCGGGCGGCTACCACGTGATGCTGATGGACCTGAAAGCGCAGCTCAAGCCCGGCGATACCGTGCCCATCACGCTGAAGATCGAGCAGGGCGGCAAGGTGATCGAGCAGAAGGTCACGGCCGAAGTGCGCAGCATGGTGCCGGGCGCGGCCAGCGGCGGCCACGCCGGCCACGGCGACCACAAGCACTGATCGGCGCCGGGCCAGCCGCGGGCCCTCAGCCACGCAAGCTGATCGGCTCGTCCGCTTCGGGGCTCGACGCCGCCGCCAGCACGCGCTCGCGCAGCCAGGCGTGGGCCGGATCGGCCTCGGTGCGTTCATGCCAGATCATGCTGAAGGTGAAGTCGTCGAGCGCGAACGGCGGCGCGAACACGGCGTAGCGCGGGTCGTCTTCCAGCGCGGCCAGGCTGCGCCGCGCGGTGGTCAGCACCAGGTTGGTCCCGGCGATCAGCGCCGGCGCCACGCTCCAGTGCGGCACCACGCAGGCGATCTTGCGCCGGCCCCCCAGTTTGGCCACGGCCGTGTCGATCGCATCCATGCGTTCGCTGTGGGTGGCGACCAGCACGTGCGAGCGCGCCAGATAGGCCACCTGGTCGAGCCGGCCGGTATCGCGCACCGTGGCGGCATCGACTGCGCAGGCATAGCTTTCGCGGAACAGCTCGGCCGACTGCACGCCTTCGGGCTGGTGGCTGAACACCCCCAGCGCCATGTCGATCTCGCCGTCGGCCACCTGCGCGGTCATGCCCTCGCGGCTGGCCTGCGACACCACCAGGTCGATATTGGGCGCGGCCTTGCGCACCGCGCGCAGCAGGCGCGGCAGCACCACCAGCGC
The window above is part of the Cupriavidus taiwanensis LMG 19424 genome. Proteins encoded here:
- a CDS encoding copper chaperone PCu(A)C, which gives rise to MQAKFRPATLAATFALAAALASGAALAQVDVSNAWVRGTVPTQTASGAFMVLHAHENAKLVGVSSPVASAELHEMKMEGNVMRMRQLKSLDLPKMQNVELKPGGYHVMLMDLKAQLKPGDTVPITLKIEQGGKVIEQKVTAEVRSMVPGAASGGHAGHGDHKH
- a CDS encoding LysR family transcriptional regulator, whose amino-acid sequence is MNSLRGIDLNLLVVLEALLAERHISRAALRLHLSQPAVSHALGRLRQLLDDPILVRGKGGLVLSARAHELSGPLAEALAQVRILLGPSGFQPATARRSFRLAMSDYGALVVLPRLLRAVRKAAPNIDLVVSQASREGMTAQVADGEIDMALGVFSHQPEGVQSAELFRESYACAVDAATVRDTGRLDQVAYLARSHVLVATHSERMDAIDTAVAKLGGRRKIACVVPHWSVAPALIAGTNLVLTTARRSLAALEDDPRYAVFAPPFALDDFTFSMIWHERTEADPAHAWLRERVLAAASSPEADEPISLRG